A single genomic interval of Zingiber officinale cultivar Zhangliang chromosome 4A, Zo_v1.1, whole genome shotgun sequence harbors:
- the LOC121973605 gene encoding cytochrome P450 71A1-like yields the protein MSKIWKRISTMSVVTSAAQEESQRDLQFHARVISTFFMALLIISFPLLLFFCLHRRQKANKESSSLRLAPGPPGLPIIGNLHQIRGLPHRSLHQFSLAYGPLLRLRLGSVTAIVVSSPALARDIFKTNDLALCSRPNLTTWRLLSYGGLEAALSPYSPRWTRARRLLVVHFLSPRPVRGLSASREEEVRTLMNTVAAAAASGRTVNLSKSLICLVCSIMCRAVFGKRFAPAGECSMNEIGGMIFLTAELLGEFVAGDFFPWAHRWLNAVTGVQGRLERNFKEWDNLFEREIKERERTGTGGGDDGTYASVLVRLLREEQGNNEGGLTRDGVKSLLLDLMFGATGTTAATMGWAMAELLRTPRALARVQEEVRRVAAGKSYVDEGDLQRLSYLHAVVKEILRLHPVSPLLLPHECQQHCKVAGYDVAAGTRIYINAWSIGRDADAWDKPEEFRPERFEGSSVDYLGQCFELVPFGSGRRICPGISMSESVMWLTLANLLHGFDWALPAGVRREDLDMSEVFGLVASKKEPLVLIATPAKLL from the exons ATGAGTAAAATTTGGAAAAGGATATCGACAATGTCTGTTGTTACTTCCGCTGCCCAAGAGGAGTCCCAGCGGGACCTCCAATTCCATGCACGTGTAATCTCCACCTTTTTCATGGCACTCCTAATCATCTCCTTCCCGTTATTGCTTTTCTTCTGCCTCCACCGCCGCCAGAAGGCCAACAAAGAATCCAGCAGCCTTCGACTCGCACCCGGCCCGCCGGGCCTCCCAATCATCGGCAACCTCCACCAGATCAGAGGCCTCCCCCACCGCTCCCTCCACCAATTCTCCCTTGCCTACGGCCCCCTCCTCCGCCTCCGGCTCGGAAGCGTCACCGCCATCGTAGTCTCCTCCCCCGCCCTCGCCCGCGACATCTTTAAAACCAACGACCTCGCACTCTGCTCCCGCCCCAACCTCACGACCTGGCGCCTCCTCTCCTACGGCGGCCTCGAAGCTGCTCTCTCCCCTTACTCCCCCCGCTGGACCCGCGCGCGCCGGCTCTTGGTCGTCCACTTCCTCTCCCCGCGCCCGGTCCGAGGCCTCTCCGCCTCGAGGGAGGAGGAGGTGCGCACCCTGATGAACACCGTGGCCGCCGCTGCCGCTTCCGGCCGCACGGTCAACCTCAGCAAGAGTCTGATCTGTTTGGTGTGCTCCATCATGTGCCGGGCAGTGTTCGGGAAGAGGTTCGCGCCTGCGGGAGAATGCTCGATGAACGAGATCGGGGGCATGATATTTCTGACGGCAGAGCTTTTGGGGGAGTTCGTCGCCGGGGACTTCTTCCCATGGGCTCACCGCTGGCTCAACGCTGTCACAGGAGTGCAAGGGAGGCTGGAGAGGAACTTCAAGGAGTGGGACAACTTGTTCGAAAGGGAAATTAAAGAGCGCGAACGCACCGGCACTGGCGGCGGTGACGACGGTACCTATGCCAGTGTTCTGGTGCGCTTACTCAGAGAGGAACAGGGTAACAACGAAGGCGGCCTCACGAGAGACGGCGTCAAATCTCTTCTCCTT GACTTGATGTTCGGCGCAACGGGCACAACGGCAGCGACAATGGGATGGGCTATGGCGGAGCTACTTAGGACTCCTCGAGCACTCGCTAGAGTCCAGGAGGAAGTCCGCCGAGTGGCAGCCGGAAAAAGCTACGTCGACGAGGGGGACCTCCAGCGGCTCAGCTACCTGCACGCCGTCGTCAAGGAGATCCTCCGACTCCACCCGGTCTCCCCCCTGCTGCTCCCCCACGAGTGCCAGCAGCACTGCAAGGTAGCTGGCTACGACGTCGCCGCAGGCACTAGAATCTACATCAACGCGTGGAGCATCGGGCGCGATGCGGACGCATGGGATAAGCCCGAGGAGTTCCGACCGGAGAGGTTCGAGGGCAGTTCCGTCGACTACCTGGGGCAGTGCTTCGAGCTCGTGCCCTTCGGCAGCGGCCGGAGGATCTGTCCTGGGATCTCGATGTCAGAGTCGGTTATGTGGCTTACACTTGCCAATCTCTTACACGGCTTCGACTGGGCATTGCCGGCAGGAGTGAGAAGGGAGGATCTGGACATGAGCGAGGTGTTTGGGCTCGTCGCTAGCAAGAAGGAGCCGCTCGTGCTGATTGCAACTCCGGCGAAGTTACTTTAA